From one Montipora capricornis isolate CH-2021 chromosome 10, ASM3666992v2, whole genome shotgun sequence genomic stretch:
- the LOC138022431 gene encoding differentially expressed in FDCP 8-like isoform X2: MLSHLPKRENLVNGCGSTSSSWNGNEHYIQNGDNGNERTARKKPKKKKKAEVVMIAESVDFNETGTMANKDKKTQRDLDSECSDEGVASLNEVGDASSTRMKGNLALESASSTEGDNIPLTMELPMTETALQQIISNKRQQTSPSDAVAGSDHAVQSGFLSGQERENIGCAARDESHIESTVDTNNKNSDSRTSNFRGVTEGDDRQQLSKYRANGFEGAVSITQPDIQRLSLSTDPPQGAQGDETSGASDEVLEEKTIAAGAANVSEVPEYHAELAAFECGTPKLVDRISEIERFGEANESYEGKDLNIVPGIHKSYDTCSRSSSGSFNGSGSFQSSSQRSSRHNTLEINDRSSQFEGCVPPSSWSGISNRKISSGGDSTIGSPGSESQFSDYEIFDELLGLEEDHFSPPESFMGVSTSEELQHAINACKDLINTTPEDSPEKRKLISKLIQLRLKLQETQDSKSAGESSVQKVLGHTFTKEEDRGKKINCDRCGKAIWMWQSLFTCLACKYHSHKHCLELIRRACASRKVSVSTYNLSICPEPGLSSQQYKCAECRKQIGLIRGERSEARLCDYSGQYFCEECHWNDSVVIPARVVHNWDFSLYKVSRQSKQLLALMTDRPLLKIEKLNPSLFKFVVELREVKRLREEILIMKKYFVICRQALENKLLLQLKDRQHFVDSSNVYSLQDLIDVNSGVLLPFLTKIHSLFLTHIKSDCQLCQAKGFVCEFCGKDEVIFAFDPHSTQCKQCRTVFHKICFKSGVCPKCERRQKRSQTN; the protein is encoded by the exons ATGTTGTCTCATCTTCCCAAAAGAGAAAACCTTGTGAATGGTTGTGGATCAACATCAAGTAGCTGGAATGGAAACGAACATTATATACAAAATGGGGATAATGGGAATGAACGAACTGCGAGGAAAAAGcctaagaaaaaaaagaaggcaGAAGTAGTAATGATTGCGGAAAGCGTGGATTTTAATGAAACTGGTACCATGGCTAACAAGGATAAAAAAACTCAGAGAGATTTGGACTCGGAATGTTCTGACGAGGGCGTTGCTTCCTTGAATGAGGTGGGCGATGCAAGTTCTACACGAATGAAAGGTAACTTGGCTTTGGAAAGTGCTTCGAGTACAGAAGGCGATAATATCCCTTTGACAATGGAATTACCAATGACTGAAACAGCACTTCAGCAGATTATTAGCAACAAACGGCAACAGACCTCGCCTTCAGATGCTGTTGCTGGATCTGACCATGCTGTACAAAGTGGTTTCCTGTCTGGACAAGAAAGGGAGAACATCGGGTGTGCGGCACGTGATGAAAGCCATATTGAAAGCACCGTTGAtacaaataacaaaaacagtGATTCGAGAACAAGCAACTTTAGAGGAGTGACTGAAGGGGACGATAGACAGCAATTGTCAAAATATCGTGCAAATGGTTTTGAAGGTGcagttagtatcacccaaccagACATTCAGAGACTTTCACTTTCAACAGATCCTCCCCAAGGGGCCCAGGGGGATGAAACAAGCGGAGCGTCTGATGAGgtgctagaagaaaaaactattGCTGCTGGTGCTGCTAATGTCTCTGAAGTTCCAGAGTATCATGCTGAATTGGCGGCTTTTGAATGTGGTACTCCCAAACTAGTGGACAGAATATCGGAAATTGAACGTTTCGGTGAAGCTAATGAAAGTTACGAGGGAAAAGACTTAAATATTGTACCTGGAATTCACAAAAGTTACGACACATGTTCGAGGAGCAGTTCGGGGAGCTTTAATGGATCAGGCTCATTCCAGTCGAGCTCGCAAAGAAGTAGCAGGCACAACACGCTGGAAATAAACGACAGAAGTTCTCAATTCGAAGGTTGTGTGCCTCCCAGTTCTTGGTCGGGGATTTCAAATCGTAAAATTTCCAGTGGGGGCGATTCTACGATAGGTTCCCCCGGTAGCGAAAGTCAGTTTAGTGATTACGAGATTTTTGACGAGTTGCTTGGATTAGAAGAGGATCACTTTTCTCCACCTGAG TCATTCATGGGCGTGAGCACTTCAGAGGAGCTGCAACATGCAATAAATGCCTGTAAAGATCTCATCAACACAACACCTGAAGACTCTCCGGAGAAAAGGAAACTAATCTCTAAACTGATTCAACTCCGACTTAAACTTCAAGAAACACAG GATTCCAAATCCGCTGGTGAATCAAGTGTGCAAAAGGTTCTCGGTCATACTTTTACGAAAGAGGAAGACCGTGGAAAAAAGATCAATTGCGATAGATGTGGAAAAGCGATCTGGATGTGGCAATCTCTTTTCACTTGCCTCG CTTGTAAATATCACAGTCACAAACATTGCTTGGAACTGATTCGAAGGGCCTGTGCCAGTCGCAAG GTTTCAGTCAGCACATACAATCTGAGCATTTGTCCAGAGCCAGGATTGTCGTCGCAGCAGTACAAATGCGCTGAATGCAGGAAACAAATAGGATTAATAC GGGGTGAGCGTTCAGAGGCGCGCTTGTGCGATTATTCTGGTCAGTATTTTTGTGAAGAATGCCACTGGAATGACTCTGTGGTAATTCCTGCCAGAGTCGTCCATAATTGGGATTTCAGTCTTTATAAG GTTTCCAGACAATCTAAACAGTTACTAGCCCTTATGACTGACAGGCCTCTTCTAAAGATAGAAAAGCTAAATCCATCTTTGTTCAAGTTTGTCGTGGAACTAAGAGAAGTCAAG CGACTCAGGGAAGAGATTCTCATCATGAAGAAGTACTTTGTTATATGCCGTCAGGCCTTAGAAAACAAGCTTTTACTCCAG CTTAAGGACAGACAACACTTTGTGGACAGCTCCAACGTTTACTCTCTTCAAGATCTCATTGATGTGAACTCTGGTGTACTGTTACCTTTCCTGACAAAAATTCATTCTCTTTTCCTCACGCACATCAAATCCGATTGCCAG CTTTGTCAAGCGAAGGGTTTCGTCTGCGAATTTTGTGGAAAGGACGAAGTAATTTTTGCCTTCGATCCTCACTCAACACAATGCAAGCAATGTAGAACAGTCTTTCACAA AATTTGCTTCAAATCTGGAGTGTGTCCGAAGTGTGAGCGAAGACAAAAAAGATCGCAAACTAATTAG